A region of the Mytilus galloprovincialis chromosome 1, xbMytGall1.hap1.1, whole genome shotgun sequence genome:
TAAGTCAATGAGGTGTGTGGAAATACTGCATTTGACAttacatcatttttttaaatattcattttactacaggctctaaagaacctgtgttgctcacctgcatcttcaacaatggcaagtttttgataaaaattatcaTCATGAAAGGCCAATATatgaaaatctataaaaatttAACTGACAATTTCAGTCATGATGGTGATTTGTAGATCTTGTGCTACTGGtcgtatttcatttttaaagtttcTTTGACATTTGTATCTATTATACCTTTCAAGAATATAGGCAAAAAACACAACAGAAtggtaaaaataatttttaaagggCAATATCCAATAATTAGTTGACTGAAGATTTTAGCAATGATGGCTTATTTGTAATTCTGGTCTTACTGATTATTTTTGCTATTCAAATTTTCTATGTTTCTTTCAGAACTTTTAAGATAATAGGCAACATGAAAAAAAATGGGCAAAATCATCATTTTTGGGCAATAACTCAAATGAGATTCAGGCCataatgacttatttgtagatcatttTGGCTACACAATTATGAAATCACCCCATGAGAAATggttatgtacaaaaaaaaatctatgtcaaGTCAAAATCTATCAATATGAAACATGATGTTTAGCTCACCTGTTTACTGGTTAACTTCCGTTGAGGTACAGGGTCTTCAGGTATGATGTTTTTAGGTCTCTTGGGAGCTTTAGGATTACTAACAACATCAACACAAGTCACAGATGGACTGTCCTCTACAGTATAAACACAACTTCCATCTGTAACAGTcaacaaatgacacaacattaaatgaagtttttcatattattatttgaCATAGCTTTATCTATTAACATTCTTAACATATTTCTTAGTTTTCATAAATAAAGCACTTACAAAACAAGTTTCTGAAAAGGGATTTTAATGTAGGCATTCACCAACATTTCTCAAGCATGAAATGTGTCAGTGTGATCCAAAGTACTTCTTAACAGGACTGTAGTGCTGaaatatttatgacataaaatccCAGATTGCTCAGAAATGGACCTAAACCCAAAAGTACACACAAGAATGTGTTTATATATAGAAAGGTAAGAAAAGAGGTAAATTTACATATCTTAGCTGTATTCATGATTTAACCATAAAAACTAATCATAATGTATTATAAAATTGTAGAGCGTAAATTTCTGAAAATCTCACTGAAATGCGATGCaatgattaacaaacaaatgaACTTCAAATACCAAAAATATCATCACTTTCTATGAGAATTACATACCTGTAGGATTAGCaatatctttctttttctttGCAGGGGTTAAGTCTTCTACAACAAAGCTACCACTTGTTGTTGTCTTAAACTGTCTTTTACGACTTGGtgtatatttatcaatatttcttaAATTGTCTGTTTCTTCCTTTTCTATTGATGAGGCCATTGTTACTTCTTTGCTTtcttttttaacaactttttgttTATCTGAGCCtgtatgttttatcttttttgcTTTAGATTTATTGTCTGatttgttttttccttttttatcacGTTTAATGTTTTTTGAGTCAATAACACGTCTAGATGATTTAGTTGTTTTGTCTATATCAGTACTGCTATCACATTCAACCATACTAGCTTCACTTTGAGTGTTACTACATTCCTCTTTTACTTCAACATCAGTTTCCATCTTGAGGCTGTTATTTGAATCCTCTAACTCTTCCCCTTCATCACCAGATTCATCAACACTTTCATCCTCATCTGACATAGCTTCCATGTCTGATGCATCCTGGTCCTTTTCTTCGTCCAGACTTTTTACATCATTTCCAGAAAACTTGGGTTCAACTCTTATTTTACTGAATTTCTGAGCTACTTGAGGTAACTTCTTCTCTTTCTTGTCAGTGGTAGCAGAACTCTGTTCAcctttttctactttctgttcaCCTTTCTCTACTTTATTATCAAAATCTTCTCCCTGAGAAATGAACCAATGCACAAGTTTATAAAACATCTTAAGATGAtacttgaaattttataaaacattttcatCAATTAATAAAGAAATCTAAATGTATGACATTTAAGTCAAATTCGTAAATTTCATGTGATGAAAATgaaatcactgaaccatgaaaatgaagaaaGTACAATTGACATATGCCATATggaaaatttataacatgaaGAATCTGTATCCAATCTATTACCTTCTGCAATATAAAGATTTACACAAATATTTTAGGCCGTCACCACATAATTAACATCCATACATTCTCTCATTCTGCATTAggcaagaaaaaaataacatgaccATAAGCAGGTACAGATGCTTTCTGTTGTTTTTATAGATACTTTGGAATATATACACAATGATTCAAAATGGATAGTGACTGGCTGCCAATAAATGTATGTATCCAATGTATATTCAGATTGCTCAAATAGCACTGTTGTTAGATATATATAATACAGTGTATCTTACCTCAGTACCAGGTGGTTTAACAAAGTAGGGTATTTTGCCTCTCTGGAAATCATTTAGAACCATCTTAGCTACTGTAGATATATCTGGTTCACCTccctataaaaatatataacatttataaaattaaacacaTCAAAATTATTAAAACCAACTTCTTGTGGTATTTATATTTCCTTACCATATGGTTTCTGAATCTCAGATATACTTTGGTCTATCATTAACTACTTGAGAACTgaagttaaataaaataaaagaagaaaatgtaGATGGAACACAAATACCCCAGCTTGTTAAAACtcagcatttttttaattcataaaggGACATCAGTCAAGAACTGTGAAAGTGACACCAAACAAATTCAAACTTGTTCTGTGTTTGGTTaaaataagcattatgtataactTATGTAACAATTAACTTAGGCAAAGTAAAGTTAGAGTGTAGAAAAAACTCTTCAAAATTTTAGAATagttagttttaaaaataattacatccaTAAAATACGATAAGGCTATACAAataactataaaattgagaatggatctatggaatgtgtcaaagagacaaaaacccaatcaaagagtagaaaacagccgaaggccaccgatggGTCTTCCTCACAGCGAAAAAATCCCAACTTGGAAGCATGCTTtaactctccccctatacctctagccaataaagaaaaaacaaacacagcaatatgcacagtaaaactcagtcaAAAAGAAGTCTGAGTACGATGTCTGAATAggtaaaaaaagaaactaagcaaaatgacaatgatacgtaaattaacaaaagaatactagcagttactgacatgccagctccagacctcaattaaactgattgaaagattatgtcttcatcatatgaaaatcaagcacaatccctttAGTTATGGGTTGAGTATCATACTACATCAAACATGAGAAGAACttattttctcttttgaattgtttcacattgtcttatcagggccttttatagctgactatgcggtatgggctttgctcattgttgaaggccgtacggtgacctatagttgttaatgtctgtgtcattttggtctcttgtggtcagttgtcacattggcaatcataccatatcttcatttttatatattacctCATACTTGAGAAGAACTTAACTCATATCATGCCAATCACTGGTTTTTGAATGAGTGTTTtttttccaatgcaaagaccatatgagtgaatcaatattaaaaccaaaatatgccatctttaacgacctgacaacagtatggtaactatatcccttcttaataagtctaatAAGTCtgttaaaggtttggttagcctttagtgccgacatttttgtgctttgtgaggaatattaccataaaagatatACACTACCTTGAGAAGCCTGCCAGATTTGCGACAAATCTGTTCTAAGAAATCTTCATGGCTATCCCAACTGATAAGACTGTATGTTGTTTTTATGTAATCTGTTTTCACTCTTTTCAGCATGGCCTCAATGTAATCTTCTGGGGTTTTTACATTCTCTATTCTTAcctaaaaatatattgaatacaGCTGTAGGGCAAAAACATCTTATTTCATGAGGggaaattaatgattttttgaatacttgactttataatgttttttttttattcaaacataaccgttttttttttaattttaacttttttatatttgttaattttattctgTATGTTTATACACTGTTACTATAATGTTGATACTTACAACTCCTTTAAGAACAAATTCTGTTGGTGTTTCAGCAGTAGGGTATACTACCCCAGGACAATCTACCAAATATATCCTTCTCATCAATGCCACATATTGCCATACctgtcatatcaaaatatatattaatagtaTGCTACCATAGCTgtctatagaaataaaaaaatgtaaaaaatgtataggacttcaaaatttaaaagaaaatttagagATTTAAATAGTATCCTTAATCAAAATTGGGATTTTCATTGATCAGTATAAAATTAGAATGCTAGATAACTATACTGCTCTATATAATAATGAAGTAGTGTCATTTTTTACGCCTATTGAATAAtagtaaaaatatctttataaagttctataattaatttattataaacGTTTAAATCTTGAATTTTGATAAAGGAATATTATTACATAAGTTAAAATCTACactttactttttatattgagttcatgaatattcaaaagGTTCTTACTTTAAATTACGTATTTGATTGGTCATTGTCATTTTCGCGGTCAATTTATATTTGGTATTGACCAGGTAGATAAATAACTAACCTTTGTTTCACCAGCTAGAGGTGCTACTTTACAAACTTTCTTTGCTTTCAGAGTATTTATAATGGAACTTTTTCCAACATTAGGATATCCAATGAACCCTACACTGATTTGTTTCTTGTCAGAGTGCAactaaaaaagataaaagattaaaacatGAAGTCTTATCATAAAAGGAAGGTGATCCAGAACAAAATGCAAAATCAATGAGTTAGTTAGTCATGATTATCAACTAATGAACAAATAATCAGATTAACATCTGCACACATAACAAAAATTAAGCTGAACGactattaaatttcaaaataacagattaaCAGTATAACAGTATGATATAACAAAGGGCATTTCGTAGCACTATGTGCTAGCCACTTAGTGGCAAGGGCATGAAAATGGTAACCTGTCATTTTTCTCTCTATCAAAGATTAGTTCATTatttaataatcatgataatggtttCATTAATGATTATGATATGTTGTAATACCTATAtatatgtttacactttatagTAACAGGGGCATGAGAATggtaatttatcattttttttcttttctttcaaagaTTAGTACATTATTTAATCATGATTATGTTGTCTAATgtcaatatacatttttttatgctATATAGTAAacaacgatttaaaaaaaaacaaagatcaaGCTCTATTTATGCATTTAACTAACCTTTGCAAATTGTCTCAGTAGAGTAATCATAGCTCCTTTACCAAATGGGTTTGTAATACTAGCATGGAAAGCCATTGTTGGATGTTCAGCAGATAATATAGCTACCCACTTttgctgaaaaaaataattaaatatgttcTTTAACAGGCTCTTAGAAAGTGTTTGCAAATTGAAGTCTAAAAATTTCCATCTGTTTACACTGTTTGGCaaaaaagtgaaatattttttctaatttgagaaacaaaattttgctttttgtgtgttttactGTGCATGTACTGACTAGGTGTCACGGATAACCTGTATCTTTCTTTTCCATTAGATATGTGAAAATCTTGTTCTATCTTgtttatagaaataaataaaatcaacagTAATTAACTTCTCCCATTTCCATAGAGTTAGAAATAAATTTAGTGTTGTCTATACCATTAAAATTGGAGCTAGTAATGGTTTATGTATTGCCTAGGTCACACATTCAAGGATTTGACGCCGGATTAGCTACAGATACAATATGGCATTCGTGGCAATCTGTATTAGTCCGAAGATTTCCGTATTGTAGCTGTTGTCATATGGAGTACTTGTATATCCTTGACAATTTTTGAACATGTGCAAAATTTGACCACAGATCAAAGAACCCTTGAAAACCTTACTAAACTGTATAAGAACTTACAAGTTCATTTTGGTCCCTATCAAAACTGTATTAACCCTAATTAATTCGTAGGCCTGAATGATTACTACGGTTAGTTCTGGAGAACTACATACTAGTTTAGTTACACCATGTATTCGTAAAGGTGACAATACAATCTGTTTCAAGTTTGTCAATGAACGGCACAATTTCATTACGTTGCAATATGGATAGATAGGGATCAGCCAGGGTAGGACAGTCTGTTACTGTCTACTGCGTTACAACACGACAAGATATGGAATATTACTGTCCAGGACAAACTGACATAAGGATTCTTTAAAAATTTCTCTCTATTTATAGGGTCCAACGTATTCTGTTTCTTGTTGTTGAGGAAAACAACATTATCCAACATGAATGATCAACAACTGCTTCTTATATTATATGGCTGGAATAGGATATTGACGTGGCACAAAATTCCAGGGCAGTAGTCCAGCTTCTTGAGGGCCGACAGAGGTGACCGGAGTCAGAGTAGATAGTGGACAAGGGATGGACTACCTATCCATGGTCAGTATGAGTCCCTCATTACTGAATTTTGTGTGAAAAATACAGTCACATTCAAGAACTTTGTAAGAATAGTACCTAATAATCAAGAATTGCTGCATGTCATTGGTCCCAGGATAACGAAGAACAACACATGgtcaggccattcattaggaggcggtacccggtacttttaccctcctatgctattgacaagtaccgcctaaatgtaggaatttttatataagatattcatggaataaattgaaaagtacctcctagaaacgtggaaagtaccagtcaacatgaaagataatgaaacccctgcatGGTACAGATGTGAGAccaataaatgatttatttaacaaaacaaaacaaaaatctatgattcACTGccataaagaaatgataaattaCAAGCTTCAGTATAGAAATGATGAACGGCTTTTATAAAACGTGGCAGTTCGTACTATTCCTTTTCAGACCTTTCTCAACCAAACTTACCCTTTCTTATACCTTAGCAAACCACTGTTTATCCACAGTACATATGCCTCGACACGTGTCGTTGTGTACTTAACCGTATCTCACTGTAAGAAACTGTATCACTCATGTCGCCAAATGACCCTTTTCCTTGATAATCAGTGGTAGAAACATCAAAACCCGTAGTCAAACCATTGTGTGTACGTATCGGACTAAGGAAACTGCATTTAGACTGCATTTCTGGGATCATCTGTGAGATTTAAACTGTAAAGGATGCGGGAGTTGATCCATGAATGTGTTACCTAGGCAAATTGCAAATTGTTGATTTTAATAAGACATTTTTCTGTAATTTATGTGGCATTATAATATGTGTGCTATATGTTGCAATAATTACTTACTGTAACCCAAACAGGAATAAGATCCACTTTATTGAGGACAAACATTAGATGTTTATGTGGTTTTTCTTTCTTCATGTATCTTTCTACCTGGTAACACCTGGTTCCCATTGGATCTCTGGCATCTAACACCTGTACCACAACATCTGATGAATCTATTACCTgatggaaacaaaaattaatttacaGGATTTTTTCCATTATCAAATCAGGAAATTCAGCATGTTGgtacatataaataaaagaatatgtgGTGTATACAGCAACACTTGTACTGATTATCAGGCCATTGAACACATTGCCAAAACAAGTAAAACTGTGAGCTAATGCTCAAGAAGATACAGTGGCTTTGATAAATTTGGTATACAGTAAGTTGGTGAGCTgtgaatttgaattttatatgGTATAGCAAGTTTACATGAAGCCTGACAACAAACTATTGAAGCTCTTATATgcaatttcatataaaaattttaTCCATGGCCATTATGTGGAGGAATAAATATATAACCGGTAAACTAaggttagagaacagaaaccaatttcaGTATGTATGAAACTTACAGacaaacaagggtaaaacttattGCCCCCTTTGCCTAGCAGCATTAAAATAAACTGTAACTATTTAGTAACAGTACCATAGTTTTACTAAGTTATATCAGAgagatttatagaaaaatattgataaagtCAAGGAATTTAtccaacaacaaataaaaaattcaTACCTTGTACAACTCATTCCATACTCTCTTTGACTGTCCAGCTCTAAATATTACTTCTATATTTTCCTTTCTAAATTCTGGTTCACCTCGTTCCAAATCCTGGTCTTTTTCAACATCATATTTCTCACTTGATTCTGTTGCTTTATTCACTAACGACTACAATcatttagtttttaaaataattttacttataACTCTGATGAGATAGTTTACAAATGTCGTCAAAAAACAATACATCTTACAAAATTGTTTGGAAGcagaaatttacaattttttatttcaaataatctACAGCGATATTATGTCAAGACTTGTCAGTTTAAAAGCTTATATTTACTTGAATGCCTTTCAAAAGTGTTAGGATACATACTATCCACTTTAAACTGGTCAATTatggtacaaaatgtattaagaaattagtaatttgaatgtttaaatttttttcttcatgatCAGAAATGATTTTAATTGATTCTTCTGACAAACTCGGAAATcaaactgtcatgactgtataactgtataatttacaattttcatgtataattgtTCTCTGTAATTTTTAACAGTGAGCAGAGCTGCATATCACAATAATAATATGGACTAACAAATTTTCAAAGCCAATTCTTATTCCTATATGACTAAAAATTTACTAAACCATAAATTTTAGAGCATACTATGAATAACTGAATAAATTTCTTTAGTCTCGTCAATTCAATATAAAACTCTTCATCAAGTATATATTCTATGCTAATTACAGAGTATTATGTTATTAACATTGCAACTACTAAAAATTACTTTCAATACTAACCGTTAAGtcatctatttttatatttggcCTTTTCCTTTGTGCCTTTTTACCAAATGTTGTTTCAAAGGATTCAGTGTCTAAAAGATGTACTCTGGCATGCTGAAAGAGATAAATTAAAGATACAGAAATGCTTTTTTTGtcccaaacacttttttttacatttcaatgGCAAACTAAAGCAACCAAAATGAACAGCAGGAAAAAACAAAGTGTTTGCCAAAGTTAGTTTGACCAGCATATAAAATATATGGCCTTATGGTTTGTCAGATGGCTTGCTTACCATTTAACAAATGCATAATTTGATTGATATGGGAATGATTTTGCTCTACAGGGTTTGAAAGACTTTACTGTAAATATCTGCACTAAAAAAAGGATAAGTTAAATATAAGGACATATTTTCTATAAAGTGATATACATATTAGAATTGAAAACTGTGGATGTagatatttacaaaaaaagtacATGGTATAGCCTATTTAGAAAATCTTGCTGGAAAGATTCAAGGACCTGggttgaaaatgtaaaaaaaaccaagaatgtgtccctagtacacggttgctccatctgcactatcattttctaagttCAGTGGACAATGAAAATGGGCTAAAAtttctaatttggtattaaaattagaaagatcatatcatatcataaggaacatgtgtactatttttttttttgtatttttttgtatttttttgtatttttgtatttttgtattttttttttcatatattgacATTTCTCCGCACAAACTACTAATGCCTCATGTTTGTCTTCTCAAAGTGAAGATACACTTACCGGGTGCACTTGAGTCATTTTCAACatagtattcattgaataataatacattacactattttgttgagtgtattttctgtgttatattattttattttattatttttataacacttgttacatatcttttactgtgtgtgtattgcatatgttattgtttataataatattgtctgtatcatatgccctcctggggccctaatttggtaaataaaaatattctattctattctattctattctaagtttcaagttgatcaagcgggacagacaaacggacagacagacagacagacaagaaaacataacgCCAATAATGGggcataaatataaataagtagCCACTTTCCCCCTGCCCATCCACCCAACATTACCAAACTGGATGCTGTTTAGGACCTCCTCTAACCCGGCCATATTAAAGGTACTACAACATTTGATTTCATTTGAAGTCTTATATCAATTCTTCACCCAATTTAAAGACTGTGTTATTCCTTTActtgatatttgattttcagtttaaacatattttttttaaaagaaattggctGAAACCTAATTTGAGATTTAAAGAAACATGTATGTGTTTTGTTGATATAGTATACACAGTAATAACATATTATACATACTTTAGCAGTTTCATTTAGTAAAGTAATAGGTAATTTGGTCTGCTTCATTACAACTTTATATGGATCATTTTTTACTTTGGCCATTTCATCCTGGAAATTCTGTAATGCTGTCTGTGTGATCACTCTTGTATTTCCTATAAAGATATATACTCACACTGTAAAGTTGAAAACAAGTCTTTAGAAATTTATTACCCAGCACTTATTCCAAATACGGACTTAATGTTATaagcatatacatgtaatgtAGTTTTCAATAAGAAAAATATCCTTCAGTCAAACAAGGT
Encoded here:
- the LOC143054198 gene encoding uncharacterized protein LOC143054198, whose amino-acid sequence is MGKPGMKPTKRDGINKAKHSLNPDRPKIKDGGGTNMRDRSTIKRLKMYKNFKAKRNRSGEIIKAAPFQSWLPSGSVARVEPNRKWFGNTRVITQTALQNFQDEMAKVKNDPYKVVMKQTKLPITLLNETAKHARVHLLDTESFETTFGKKAQRKRPNIKIDDLTSLVNKATESSEKYDVEKDQDLERGEPEFRKENIEVIFRAGQSKRVWNELYKVIDSSDVVVQVLDARDPMGTRCYQVERYMKKEKPHKHLMFVLNKVDLIPVWVTQKWVAILSAEHPTMAFHASITNPFGKGAMITLLRQFAKLHSDKKQISVGFIGYPNVGKSSIINTLKAKKVCKVAPLAGETKVWQYVALMRRIYLVDCPGVVYPTAETPTEFVLKGVVRIENVKTPEDYIEAMLKRVKTDYIKTTYSLISWDSHEDFLEQICRKSGRLLKGGEPDISTVAKMVLNDFQRGKIPYFVKPPGTEGEDFDNKVEKGEQKVEKGEQSSATTDKKEKKLPQVAQKFSKIRVEPKFSGNDVKSLDEEKDQDASDMEAMSDEDESVDESGDEGEELEDSNNSLKMETDVEVKEECSNTQSEASMVECDSSTDIDKTTKSSRRVIDSKNIKRDKKGKNKSDNKSKAKKIKHTGSDKQKVVKKESKEVTMASSIEKEETDNLRNIDKYTPSRKRQFKTTTSGSFVVEDLTPAKKKKDIANPTDGSCVYTVEDSPSVTCVDVVSNPKAPKRPKNIIPEDPVPQRKLTSKQRRKLERDAKETKIGTHFYATANVKNRRNRK